One window of the Acinonyx jubatus isolate Ajub_Pintada_27869175 chromosome A2, VMU_Ajub_asm_v1.0, whole genome shotgun sequence genome contains the following:
- the ANGPTL4 gene encoding angiopoietin-related protein 4, with protein sequence MRCAPTASAALVLCAATAGLLSAQGRAAPAEPPEPPRFASWDEVNVLAHGLLQLGHGLREHVERTQGRLGALERRLRASGAACKEPGASAAPPRAPEGLGPSGEAAPETLGSLQTQLKTQNVRIEQLFHKVAQQQRHLEKQHLKIQNLQSQVSLLAPMHLGHRMAKPGRKKRLPKMAQLVGPAHNISRLHRLPRDCQELYQEGERQSGLFQIQPQGSPPFLVNCKMTSDGGWTVIQRRQDGSVDFNQPWEAYKAGFGDPQGEFWLGLEKVHRITGDRGSRLAVQLQDWEGNAESLQFPVYLGGEDTAYSLQLTAPVASELGATTVAPNGLSLPFSTWDQDHDLRGDKNCAKSLSGGWWFGTCGHSNLNGQYFRSIPHQRQQRKKGIFWKTWRGRYYPLQATTMLIQPTAAEAAS encoded by the exons ATGCGCTGTGCGCCGACGGCCTCGGCAGCCTTGGTGCTGTGCGCCGCCACCGCCGGGCTGCTGAGCGCGCAGGGCCGCGCGGCGCCCGCCGAGCCTCCCGAGCCGCCGCGCTTCGCGTCCTGGGACGAGGTGAACGTGCTGGCGCACGGGCTCCTGCAGCTGGGCCACGGGCTGCGCGAGCACGTGGAGCGCACCCAGGGGCGGCTGGGCGCGCTGGAGCGGCGACTGCGCGCGTCCGGGGCGGCCTGCAAGGAGCCCGGGGCGTCTGCCGCGCCCCCGCGCGCGCCCGAGGGTCTGGGCCCCAGTGGCGAGGCTGCCCCCGAGACCCTCGGCAGCCTGCAG ACTCAGCTCAAGACCCAGAACGTCAGGATTGAGCAACTCTTCCACAAGGTGGCCCAGCAGCAGCGGCACCTGGAGAAGCAGCACCTGAAAATCCAGAATCTGCAGAGCCAG GTGAGCCTCCTGGCCCCCATGCACCTGGGCCACAGGATGGCCAAGCCTGGCAGGAAGAAGAGGCTACCCAAAATGGCACAGCTCGTTGGCCCTGCTCACAATATCAGCCGCCTGCACA GGCTGCCCAGGGACTGCCAAGAGCTGTATCAAGAGGGAGAGCGGCAAAGTGGACTGTTCCAGATCCAGCCCCAGGGGTCCCCACCCTTCCTGGTTAACTGCAAGATGACCTCAG ATGGAGGCTGGACTGTAATTCAGAGGCGCCAGGATGGCTCCGTGGACTTTAACCAGCCCTGGGAAGCTTACAAGGCTGGCTTCGGAGACCCCCAAG GTGAGTTCTGGCTGGGCCTGGAGAAGGTTCACCGCATCACGGGGGACCGCGGCAGCCGCCTGGCTGTGCAGTTGCAGGACTGGGAGGGCAATGCTGAGTCTCTGCAGTTCCCCGTCTATCTGGGTGGTGAGGACACAGCCTACAGCCTGCAGCTCACAGCTCCCGTGGCCAGTGAACTGGGTGCTACCACTGTGGCACCCAAtggcctctccctgcccttctccacttGGGATCAAGACCACGACCTCCGTGGGGACAAGAACTGTGCCAAGAGCCTCTCCg GTGGCTGGTGGTTTGGCACCTGTGGCCATTCCAACCTTAATGGACAGTACTTCCGTTCCATCCCACACCAGCGGCAGCAGCGTAAGAAGGGCATCTTCTGGAAGACCTGGAGGGGCCGCTATTACCCGCTGCAGGCCACCACAATGCTGATCCAGCCGACAGCGGCTGAAGCAGCCTCCTAG